Proteins from one Gimesia maris genomic window:
- a CDS encoding mandelate racemase/muconate lactonizing enzyme family protein, with protein MQITDIRAIQPAGNNSPPDWRTSLGQILVAIDTDAGITGYGVGGGGLAGQHVVKTVLRDLLLGRNPEEISQLWGEMYQATLAFGRKGIAIMALSGVDLALWDLQGKREQQPVVELLGGTPEIKIPTYHTVWSTEDLTATGEHAGYKLHLGKVAAPEQRDLMVASIEQARNRIGNSPLLMVDAWMKWDIESTISISQAIKPFQIEWIEEPLSPDDLAGYAVLKEKTEVPIAGGEHEFTSEAFRPLIEQKLHTVLQPDVNWCGGLTELIRIYTMAKEAGLRVCPHRGCEIWALHAITALDSQPLAETGRPWMTWVKGQPDIRQGMIEVSDRPGFGLLFDEHHLQLVN; from the coding sequence ATGCAAATTACAGACATTCGCGCGATACAACCCGCTGGAAATAATTCTCCACCCGACTGGCGTACCAGCCTGGGCCAGATTCTCGTTGCCATTGATACCGATGCCGGTATCACAGGCTATGGAGTCGGCGGTGGAGGCCTGGCAGGACAACACGTGGTCAAGACTGTCCTGCGCGATCTTCTGCTCGGCCGAAACCCGGAAGAAATTTCACAGCTCTGGGGCGAAATGTATCAGGCCACTCTGGCTTTTGGTCGCAAAGGCATCGCCATCATGGCCCTCAGTGGAGTGGATCTGGCTTTGTGGGACCTGCAGGGAAAGCGGGAGCAACAACCGGTGGTCGAGCTTCTGGGAGGCACTCCTGAAATAAAAATACCAACCTATCACACGGTCTGGTCAACAGAGGATCTTACTGCGACCGGGGAGCACGCCGGTTATAAACTGCATCTCGGAAAAGTCGCTGCTCCTGAACAGCGCGATTTGATGGTCGCCTCCATCGAACAGGCACGGAACCGCATCGGCAATTCCCCTTTACTAATGGTTGATGCCTGGATGAAATGGGACATTGAATCAACAATCTCCATTTCGCAAGCGATCAAACCGTTTCAAATCGAATGGATTGAAGAACCATTATCCCCGGATGATCTGGCAGGCTATGCAGTACTTAAAGAAAAAACGGAAGTCCCTATCGCTGGTGGCGAGCATGAGTTTACTTCAGAAGCGTTTCGCCCGCTCATTGAGCAGAAACTGCATACCGTGCTCCAGCCCGATGTCAACTGGTGCGGTGGTTTGACGGAACTGATCAGAATCTACACAATGGCTAAGGAAGCCGGCTTACGTGTCTGTCCACATCGTGGTTGTGAAATCTGGGCGTTGCACGCCATCACAGCACTGGATTCCCAGCCACTCGCAGAGACCGGTCGCCCCTGGATGACCTGGGTTAAAGGACAACCTGACATCAGGCAGGGTATGATCGAAGTTTCGGATCGTCCCGGCTTTGGTCTGCTATTTGATGAACATCATCTGCAACTTGTAAACTGA
- a CDS encoding DnaJ C-terminal domain-containing protein: MSKRDYYDILGVSRSATADEIKKAYRKLSRKYHPDMAPDDKSADQKFKEVQEAYDVLRDDKKRKQYDQFGHSFQQAGPGGGGYYQSSGGAGPVDFEDLFGGGGIDIGDLFGGAFRGGGSRRAQPRPQKGESKRLSIDIPFHLAAVGGEHEISLQKGSGSERLTIKIPAGVDSGSVIRLSGQGNPGVHGGPAGDLLLTIKVGAHPYFKRDGSNLLLEVPITLTEAALGAKVDVPTLTEGEVTVTIPPGTSSGSKLRLRGKGIMDQKTRQTGDQICAIKIVAPKTLSDQAKALYEQLKDLQQESPRSKAW, translated from the coding sequence ATGAGCAAACGAGACTATTACGATATTCTGGGGGTTTCCCGCAGCGCGACTGCTGATGAAATTAAAAAAGCGTACCGCAAACTGTCGCGTAAATACCATCCGGATATGGCGCCGGATGACAAATCAGCAGATCAGAAATTTAAAGAAGTTCAGGAAGCATACGACGTTTTACGCGACGACAAAAAACGGAAACAATACGACCAGTTTGGGCACTCTTTTCAGCAGGCAGGTCCGGGTGGTGGTGGATATTACCAGTCATCCGGCGGTGCGGGACCGGTTGACTTCGAAGACCTCTTTGGAGGTGGTGGCATTGATATTGGAGATTTATTCGGTGGCGCGTTTCGGGGAGGTGGGTCCAGGCGAGCCCAACCCCGTCCGCAAAAAGGGGAGTCGAAACGTCTTTCCATCGATATCCCTTTCCACCTGGCTGCCGTTGGGGGAGAGCATGAAATCAGCCTGCAGAAAGGGAGCGGTTCTGAGCGTCTGACGATCAAGATACCTGCTGGCGTCGACAGTGGTTCTGTCATCCGATTGAGTGGTCAGGGAAATCCCGGTGTTCATGGCGGGCCGGCCGGCGATTTACTGCTGACCATCAAAGTGGGCGCACATCCGTATTTCAAACGTGACGGGAGCAACCTGTTACTGGAAGTCCCGATTACACTCACCGAGGCCGCACTGGGGGCCAAAGTAGATGTCCCCACTTTGACAGAAGGCGAAGTCACCGTCACGATTCCTCCCGGTACATCCAGCGGCAGCAAATTGCGCCTACGCGGAAAAGGAATCATGGACCAGAAAACCAGGCAGACCGGCGATCAGATCTGCGCCATCAAAATCGTCGCTCCCAAAACACTTAGCGATCAGGCAAAAGCCTTGTATGAGCAACTCAAGGATTTACAACAGGAATCACCCCGATCGAAAGCATGGTAA
- the rnpA gene encoding ribonuclease P protein component, whose protein sequence is MTGSQDNARREPSTVKPFGFPSEHRIRSQQDFDAIYAAKQRAGDQNLLLFAIRNELPCTRLGVSVSKKNGNAIQRARKKRLLREAFRLIRSQLPAGLDLIAIPRADLDGDLKGYQKSLKYLSQKLKRRLEQQSG, encoded by the coding sequence ATGACCGGTTCCCAGGACAATGCCCGGCGAGAGCCCTCTACAGTCAAACCATTCGGTTTTCCGAGCGAACACCGCATTCGCAGCCAGCAGGATTTCGATGCGATCTATGCTGCAAAACAGCGGGCCGGCGATCAGAATCTCCTGCTGTTTGCAATTCGAAACGAACTTCCTTGTACCAGGCTTGGTGTGAGTGTCTCAAAAAAGAATGGGAATGCGATCCAGCGGGCACGGAAGAAAAGACTGCTACGCGAGGCATTTCGACTGATCCGATCTCAGTTACCTGCCGGGCTCGATCTGATTGCCATCCCCCGCGCTGATCTGGACGGGGATTTAAAAGGATATCAGAAGTCTCTGAAATATCTCTCGCAGAAGCTGAAACGTCGTCTGGAGCAACAGTCTGGCTGA
- a CDS encoding 2Fe-2S iron-sulfur cluster-binding protein, producing MPKLTVENVGEFEVESGKRLVLALTEDAQVDQLHACGGASRCTTCRVEFIEGEPEKMTVAEKNTLAAREVTGCRLSCQILCDHDMTVRAISRLEGSGRADAGHMPKPEIEPQPVEWVDK from the coding sequence ATGCCGAAACTGACTGTTGAAAATGTAGGAGAATTCGAAGTGGAATCCGGTAAGCGCCTGGTATTGGCACTGACCGAAGATGCCCAGGTCGATCAATTACATGCCTGTGGCGGTGCAAGTCGCTGTACGACGTGCCGAGTTGAGTTTATCGAAGGTGAACCTGAAAAAATGACGGTCGCTGAAAAGAACACACTCGCCGCACGTGAAGTCACCGGTTGCCGTCTCAGCTGTCAGATACTCTGTGATCATGATATGACCGTCCGGGCAATCAGTCGTCTGGAAGGGAGCGGGCGTGCCGACGCAGGCCATATGCCTAAACCCGAAATTGAACCTCAACCCGTAGAATGGGTTGATAAATAA
- a CDS encoding prenyltransferase/squalene oxidase repeat-containing protein produces MRFILSVCLVTTGLILSSSNIVSAKNRDPKIQQAITNALEYLAREQRRQGYWEANGGQYRVAMTALAGNALLAEGSTTTRGKYAKNVQNAVDYLLEMSQPNGLIGYKNDYHYTYGHGYSMVFLSQVYGEEEDSLRREELKKVLMKAVDFCAGAQTTRGGWGYVSAKDGNDFDEGSTCITQVQGLRACRNAGIPVDKKIIDRAKKYISDCTTPEGGVQYSIRGGGARPAITAAACAALFNAGEYDSDHLKNMLDFCKKNIWPGGNSNRYFGHWHYAHFYYAQVMYRGETKDWDKYIEDIGKQILRKQSASGAWMEGHVGPVYTTAINATILQLDKGYLPIYQK; encoded by the coding sequence ATGCGATTCATTCTTTCAGTATGCCTGGTGACTACAGGGCTGATTCTGTCCAGTTCCAATATCGTCTCGGCAAAAAATCGTGACCCGAAAATCCAGCAGGCGATCACGAACGCCCTGGAATATCTCGCCAGGGAACAACGTCGACAGGGATATTGGGAAGCCAATGGTGGACAGTACCGGGTAGCAATGACAGCGCTCGCCGGTAATGCATTGCTGGCGGAAGGTTCCACAACTACGCGCGGTAAGTATGCAAAGAACGTACAGAACGCTGTGGATTACCTGCTGGAAATGAGTCAGCCCAATGGTTTGATCGGTTATAAGAATGACTATCATTACACCTATGGTCACGGCTATTCCATGGTCTTCCTCTCCCAGGTTTATGGCGAAGAAGAAGACTCGCTCCGGCGTGAGGAGCTCAAAAAAGTACTGATGAAAGCCGTTGATTTTTGCGCCGGTGCCCAGACAACACGTGGTGGCTGGGGATATGTTTCTGCCAAAGACGGCAATGATTTCGATGAAGGCTCAACCTGTATCACTCAGGTCCAGGGGTTACGCGCCTGTCGCAATGCCGGCATCCCCGTTGATAAAAAAATCATTGACCGCGCCAAGAAATACATCTCAGACTGTACGACTCCAGAAGGAGGCGTCCAATACAGCATTCGCGGCGGCGGTGCCCGACCGGCAATCACAGCCGCTGCCTGTGCTGCCCTGTTCAATGCCGGAGAATATGACTCCGATCACCTGAAAAACATGCTCGATTTCTGTAAAAAGAATATCTGGCCTGGCGGGAATTCAAACCGTTACTTTGGCCACTGGCATTACGCTCATTTTTATTACGCCCAGGTCATGTACCGCGGTGAAACCAAAGACTGGGATAAGTACATCGAAGATATCGGCAAGCAGATTCTACGCAAGCAGTCCGCATCCGGTGCCTGGATGGAAGGCCATGTCGGCCCCGTCTATACGACTGCCATTAATGCCACGATTCTGCAGTTGGATAAAGGTTATCTGCCAATCTATCAGAAATAG
- a CDS encoding ABC transporter permease yields MLKFAIKNLLSRSLRSFLCLMGLTIAIAGMVGLFSIAGGLEETVSQTFGKISGIVAMQPGAPIPLFSRIPRTWGAEIKEVPGVAIVNPEIWSRVNLIEGKPVISPPRFLFGTDLPTRLELKHGIYREAIYEGRFLDLEDRGTLNTVISRQIAEQHHKQIGDQIEVNGQTMDIVGLYESGSILLDVAIILDIDVVREITRFDTDSVSCFYIEQSGDVPNNKLVQDIKDRFRGRELASWQPASLALASSSDTNLLKDFMTAIDETLKGNSTDEYPTDKKGENNISKPAVADLKTAKTESENAESGLEVRSASDWGERLDTFTADLDIFLGLMTGIGVLIAMLSIINTMLMSVMERVVDFGILKANGWSNRDVMLLITAESSLLGVLGGVLGGILGLIAIAVVNWKFASQVHLYASPGLLLFGVFFSTLLGVLGGLYPAIWTTRMTPIDAIRRG; encoded by the coding sequence ATGTTAAAATTTGCGATTAAAAATCTTCTGAGCCGCTCACTACGCTCTTTTTTGTGTTTAATGGGTTTGACGATTGCGATTGCCGGAATGGTGGGGTTGTTTTCCATTGCGGGAGGGCTGGAAGAGACCGTTTCTCAAACCTTTGGGAAAATATCGGGGATCGTAGCCATGCAGCCAGGCGCGCCCATCCCTTTGTTCTCGCGGATTCCGCGTACCTGGGGCGCCGAGATCAAAGAAGTACCGGGAGTGGCAATCGTCAATCCGGAAATCTGGTCCCGGGTGAATCTGATTGAAGGGAAACCTGTGATCAGTCCGCCTCGATTTCTGTTTGGAACGGATCTGCCCACCCGTTTAGAGTTGAAGCATGGAATCTATCGTGAAGCAATTTACGAAGGTCGATTTCTGGATTTGGAGGATCGCGGAACACTAAATACGGTCATCAGTCGACAGATCGCCGAACAGCATCATAAGCAGATCGGTGACCAGATCGAAGTGAATGGCCAGACAATGGATATCGTCGGGCTCTATGAGTCGGGTTCGATCCTGTTGGATGTTGCTATTATTCTGGATATTGACGTGGTACGCGAAATCACTCGATTCGATACGGATAGTGTGAGTTGTTTTTACATCGAACAGTCGGGAGATGTCCCCAATAATAAGCTGGTCCAGGACATTAAGGATCGGTTTCGTGGTCGCGAACTGGCTTCCTGGCAGCCGGCTTCCCTGGCGCTGGCCAGTTCTTCAGATACCAATCTCCTCAAAGATTTCATGACGGCGATTGACGAGACCTTAAAAGGGAATTCCACTGATGAATATCCCACTGACAAAAAAGGGGAGAACAACATTTCGAAACCAGCAGTTGCAGATCTTAAAACAGCTAAAACAGAATCTGAGAATGCTGAAAGCGGGTTGGAAGTCCGCTCTGCTTCCGACTGGGGCGAGCGACTGGATACGTTTACTGCGGATCTGGACATATTCCTGGGGCTGATGACGGGGATCGGCGTATTGATTGCGATGCTGAGTATCATTAACACGATGCTGATGAGCGTGATGGAGCGGGTTGTGGATTTTGGTATTCTGAAAGCGAATGGCTGGTCGAATCGGGATGTGATGCTGCTGATCACGGCGGAAAGTTCTCTGTTGGGGGTTCTGGGCGGCGTTCTGGGCGGCATCCTCGGTTTGATTGCCATCGCTGTCGTCAACTGGAAGTTTGCCAGCCAGGTGCACCTGTATGCCAGCCCGGGGTTACTGCTGTTTGGTGTGTTCTTCAGTACTCTGCTCGGCGTCCTGGGAGGTCTGTATCCGGCGATCTGGACGACGCGCATGACCCCGATTGATGCCATTCGTCGCGGCTGA
- a CDS encoding histone deacetylase family protein → MTVYFQSNKFLRHETGAHPESSLRLETVMNQVSTAAIPNLMILKDPTVGAGEELLRVHPETYLNQLQAFSAAGGGRIESDTVMSADSYEVARYAAGCAVEAVDRVIMGQVKQVFSASRPPGHHALSDRAMGFCLLNNVAIAARHAIDFHGLNRVLIVDWDVHHGNGTQDIFYEEESVYFFSAHRHPFYPGTGLGHETGSGAGLGTIWNLPLAFGISRQDYFSQFERMLVDAAARCQPELILISAGFDAHKDDPIGSLGLETEDFGRLTQLVKEVAREYCGGRIVSLLEGGYHPQRLAESVICHLTHLAND, encoded by the coding sequence ATGACGGTTTATTTTCAGAGTAACAAATTCTTAAGGCATGAGACCGGGGCACACCCGGAAAGTTCTCTGAGGCTGGAAACGGTAATGAACCAGGTTTCCACCGCGGCGATTCCCAATCTAATGATATTGAAAGACCCTACGGTGGGAGCGGGAGAGGAACTATTACGGGTTCATCCTGAAACTTACTTAAATCAGCTTCAAGCCTTCTCAGCGGCTGGTGGGGGGCGCATTGAATCCGATACGGTGATGTCTGCCGACTCGTATGAAGTAGCCCGTTATGCTGCAGGCTGTGCGGTTGAAGCCGTGGATCGGGTGATCATGGGGCAGGTCAAACAGGTATTTAGTGCCAGCAGGCCGCCGGGACATCATGCCCTTTCTGATCGGGCAATGGGGTTTTGTCTGTTGAATAATGTGGCCATTGCCGCCCGACACGCCATCGACTTTCATGGATTAAACCGTGTGCTGATTGTTGACTGGGATGTGCATCACGGAAATGGCACTCAGGATATATTTTATGAAGAAGAATCAGTCTACTTTTTTTCTGCACACCGGCACCCGTTTTATCCGGGGACAGGTCTGGGGCATGAAACGGGATCAGGAGCGGGACTGGGCACGATCTGGAACCTTCCCCTGGCATTCGGGATCTCCCGGCAGGATTATTTCTCCCAGTTTGAGCGAATGCTGGTTGACGCGGCTGCCAGATGCCAGCCTGAACTGATTCTGATCAGTGCGGGATTTGACGCGCACAAGGATGATCCGATTGGTTCGCTGGGACTGGAGACGGAAGATTTTGGTAGATTAACCCAGCTGGTAAAGGAGGTGGCGCGTGAGTACTGCGGAGGCCGCATCGTCAGCCTGCTGGAGGGGGGCTATCATCCGCAGAGACTAGCAGAGTCGGTGATCTGTCATTTAACGCATTTGGCTAATGACTGA
- a CDS encoding ABC transporter ATP-binding protein — translation MIEVRNVRKIHQSGETEVQALQGVSCQFPGQKFSFILGPSGSGKSTLLYLMGALDTPSAGEIFVQNRSLSTLSQNERDLYRREKVGFVFQNFNLLKNLNALENVLAPYLPQGVTADQRQRAEALLQQVGLGNRITHRPSQLSGGEQQRVAIARALLKRPLLILADEPTGELDTRTGKEIFDCLREMSAEYKTTVVIVTHDERYIRDTDFILRLRDGKVAEEEAFEPVE, via the coding sequence ATGATTGAAGTTCGAAATGTACGGAAGATCCACCAGAGTGGTGAAACCGAAGTGCAGGCACTTCAGGGAGTGAGTTGTCAGTTTCCCGGTCAGAAGTTTTCGTTTATTCTGGGCCCTTCGGGTAGTGGCAAGAGTACTCTGCTGTACCTGATGGGGGCACTGGATACGCCATCTGCAGGTGAAATCTTCGTACAGAACCGATCTCTTTCAACGCTGAGTCAGAATGAACGCGATCTTTACCGCCGGGAAAAAGTCGGGTTTGTGTTTCAAAATTTCAATCTGCTGAAAAATCTGAATGCGCTGGAAAATGTCCTGGCACCCTATCTGCCTCAGGGGGTCACGGCAGATCAGAGACAGCGTGCCGAAGCATTGCTGCAGCAGGTCGGGCTTGGTAATCGGATTACGCATCGTCCCAGTCAGCTCTCAGGCGGAGAACAGCAACGTGTTGCAATTGCCCGCGCGCTGCTGAAACGCCCCCTTTTGATTCTGGCCGATGAGCCAACCGGAGAACTTGATACCAGAACCGGTAAGGAGATCTTCGATTGTCTGCGTGAGATGAGTGCAGAATACAAAACGACTGTCGTGATTGTCACTCATGATGAACGCTATATCCGGGATACGGATTTCATTCTCCGCTTGCGCGACGGAAAAGTGGCGGAAGAAGAAGCATTCGAACCGGTGGAATAA
- a CDS encoding universal stress protein produces MIDLKKILVPTDFSEFGQQALLYGCEFAKRFDAELHLLNVVQDAVAMFPEPNMMGTSMNDLVADMQGLAQKQLEEMPGLPGMENLKVVREVTVGPAFLEIIRYAKKADIDLIVIGTHGRTGLKHMLLGSVAEKVVRKAPCPVLTVSHPEHEFVMPT; encoded by the coding sequence ATGATTGATTTGAAGAAAATTCTCGTACCAACCGACTTCAGTGAATTCGGACAACAGGCCCTGCTTTACGGATGTGAGTTTGCCAAGCGATTTGATGCCGAGTTGCACTTGCTGAATGTCGTTCAGGATGCCGTAGCCATGTTCCCGGAACCGAATATGATGGGAACATCAATGAATGATCTGGTAGCAGACATGCAGGGACTGGCTCAAAAACAGCTGGAAGAAATGCCTGGTCTGCCTGGCATGGAAAACCTGAAAGTCGTACGTGAAGTTACCGTCGGTCCCGCATTCCTGGAGATTATCCGCTATGCCAAAAAAGCAGATATCGACCTGATTGTGATTGGAACCCATGGTCGAACCGGACTTAAACACATGTTACTGGGAAGTGTGGCTGAAAAAGTGGTCCGCAAAGCCCCTTGCCCGGTACTGACGGTTTCTCACCCGGAGCACGAATTTGTAATGCCCACTTAA
- the yidD gene encoding membrane protein insertion efficiency factor YidD translates to MKQIALQFGRMLYQLPARTLIGLVRIYQMTLSHLIGRQCRFHPTCSEYFIQAVKKYGAIRGSCKGVLRICRCHPFHPGGYDPP, encoded by the coding sequence ATGAAACAAATCGCCTTGCAATTCGGACGTATGCTGTATCAACTTCCCGCCCGGACATTAATCGGTCTCGTTCGCATCTACCAGATGACACTCAGTCATCTGATAGGCAGACAGTGCCGGTTTCACCCGACCTGCAGCGAATATTTCATTCAGGCGGTGAAAAAATATGGTGCCATCCGAGGGTCCTGTAAAGGCGTCCTGCGGATCTGTCGCTGCCACCCCTTTCACCCCGGAGGCTACGATCCCCCTTAA
- a CDS encoding HEAT repeat domain-containing protein produces the protein MRQSICSYQAVSGIEMLTARVCRHSLLAVGLLLCSSSLLLGQQPADPNALNVYKELMSPDEAVNFRKNKLRDFDKLLRGGKISSAEDKKLIAEGAKYHVYLMTFKQDPNKPENETDLNKLRANILRDINFSGKISGNYQARELYLEELTKRAQDLLNNHRLVRFSAAVLLSQLDLRDEDRQKKKERVAYTLAYVPLVKVLNDKSQTTEVKIVAANGLARIGQTGNPTNQLRVKIAEEIIDELMQSVNEFSWYQRSLINALGSMGITDNLARQPIVTDALLKVMSNAKRTWEVRSTAAENLGKLPLKANADIKLITYSIVDLTRKMIQAYNGNPNAFFWKRCFWNVYLAFKPENAADNTGLFKQQVNQTVVNDAYKQVIKPISAILQPGVNPKINAETIKGMDDWLKKNLPKNFRVAPVQAKPQNQQVAEGK, from the coding sequence GTGCGACAATCCATATGCTCGTATCAGGCCGTTTCAGGAATTGAAATGCTGACCGCCAGAGTGTGTAGACATTCTCTGCTGGCAGTCGGTCTGTTACTGTGTTCCAGTTCGTTACTTCTCGGCCAGCAACCGGCAGACCCCAATGCATTGAATGTATACAAAGAGTTAATGTCTCCCGACGAAGCAGTCAATTTTCGAAAAAATAAACTAAGGGATTTCGATAAATTGTTGCGGGGTGGAAAAATCAGTTCTGCTGAAGACAAAAAACTGATTGCCGAAGGAGCGAAATACCACGTCTACCTGATGACCTTCAAGCAGGATCCTAATAAACCGGAAAACGAGACTGACTTGAATAAACTGCGGGCCAATATCCTGCGTGATATTAATTTTTCCGGCAAGATCTCCGGTAACTATCAGGCACGCGAACTTTATCTCGAAGAACTCACAAAACGAGCCCAGGATCTGCTCAACAATCATCGCCTGGTTCGGTTCAGTGCCGCCGTGTTACTTTCGCAACTTGATCTGCGAGATGAAGATCGGCAAAAGAAAAAGGAGCGTGTAGCTTACACATTGGCTTATGTGCCCCTGGTCAAAGTTCTGAATGATAAATCTCAGACAACAGAGGTTAAGATTGTCGCTGCAAACGGACTGGCTCGAATCGGACAGACCGGAAATCCGACCAACCAGTTACGGGTTAAAATTGCAGAAGAAATCATTGATGAGTTGATGCAGTCAGTCAACGAATTTTCCTGGTATCAGCGCAGCCTGATAAATGCGCTCGGTTCCATGGGTATTACCGATAACCTCGCGCGACAGCCAATCGTCACCGATGCATTACTAAAAGTCATGAGTAACGCAAAACGGACCTGGGAAGTCAGGTCTACTGCTGCTGAGAATCTCGGTAAGCTTCCACTCAAAGCAAATGCAGACATCAAACTCATTACCTATTCCATCGTGGATCTGACACGAAAGATGATCCAGGCTTACAATGGCAATCCTAACGCATTCTTCTGGAAACGCTGTTTCTGGAATGTCTATCTAGCCTTCAAGCCCGAGAACGCAGCTGATAACACTGGTTTGTTCAAACAGCAGGTCAATCAGACAGTTGTGAATGACGCCTACAAACAGGTCATCAAACCGATCTCTGCCATTCTGCAACCAGGTGTGAACCCCAAAATCAACGCTGAGACCATCAAGGGAATGGATGACTGGTTGAAGAAGAATCTCCCCAAAAACTTCCGGGTCGCTCCCGTACAAGCCAAACCTCAGAACCAGCAGGTCGCTGAAGGAAAATAG
- a CDS encoding leucine-rich repeat domain-containing protein gives MRNQNLLIINSLSCFISILMFTGCSHEASPDKTAQDTTPDPPVPTAPAGPVVLTEQDIHERLKKNNPDYQNNAEFGKQKGEIISAKLVGVEDISALKGMKLQFLDLMNCPVSDLRPLKGMDLQYLDLTHCPVTDLSPLKGMKIQELYLEGSFVSDLSPLQGMPIRILRMEHTPVSDISPLEGMPLNQLNLFDTKVKNLGLINTLPLKTLWIPNTEITDISPLKGMLLESLDIQDTKVADLSPLRGMQFLRLNLANSAVTDLTPLKGMPLQRLIFTPANITKGMDVIRDNPSIQGLGASFDTVKAADEFWKEYDAAQTKPEKEKPEKQKTE, from the coding sequence ATGAGAAATCAAAACCTGCTGATCATCAATTCCCTGAGTTGTTTTATAAGCATCCTCATGTTTACCGGCTGTAGCCACGAAGCATCCCCGGACAAGACAGCCCAGGATACAACCCCAGATCCACCAGTCCCGACAGCACCTGCCGGGCCTGTCGTTCTGACAGAACAGGATATCCACGAACGCCTGAAGAAAAATAATCCCGACTATCAGAACAATGCCGAGTTCGGGAAACAAAAGGGAGAAATCATTTCAGCCAAACTGGTCGGAGTGGAAGATATTTCTGCTCTGAAAGGTATGAAACTCCAGTTTCTCGATCTGATGAACTGTCCCGTTTCTGATTTACGTCCGCTGAAAGGCATGGATCTGCAGTACCTGGATCTTACACATTGTCCGGTCACTGATTTGAGCCCGCTGAAGGGCATGAAAATACAGGAACTCTATCTGGAAGGGTCGTTCGTCAGTGATCTCAGCCCCTTACAGGGCATGCCCATTCGCATTCTCAGGATGGAACATACCCCCGTTTCAGATATTTCACCACTGGAAGGCATGCCCCTCAATCAACTCAATCTGTTTGACACAAAGGTCAAGAATCTGGGTCTGATCAATACACTGCCCCTCAAGACGCTCTGGATTCCCAATACGGAAATTACCGACATTTCCCCCCTCAAAGGCATGCTGCTGGAAAGCCTGGATATTCAGGACACGAAGGTCGCTGATCTCTCCCCATTGCGGGGCATGCAGTTTCTGCGACTGAACCTCGCGAATTCCGCTGTGACCGATTTGACGCCTCTGAAAGGAATGCCTCTACAGCGTCTGATTTTTACCCCTGCCAACATCACAAAAGGCATGGATGTAATCAGGGATAATCCGTCGATTCAAGGTCTGGGCGCCAGTTTTGATACCGTCAAAGCCGCGGATGAATTCTGGAAAGAATACGATGCGGCCCAGACGAAACCGGAGAAGGAGAAACCGGAGAAGCAAAAGACTGAGTAA